From Bacillus pumilus, one genomic window encodes:
- the sufC gene encoding Fe-S cluster assembly ATPase SufC yields MTASTLTIKDLHVEIEGKEILKGVNLEIKGGEFHAVMGPNGTGKSTLSAAIMGHPKYEVTKGSILLDGEDVLEMEVDERAQAGLFLAMQYPSEISGVTNADFLRSAINARREEGDEISLMKFIRKMDENMEFLEMDPDMAQRYLNEGFSGGEKKRNEILQLMMIEPKIAILDEIDSGLDIDALKVVSKGINRMRGESFGCLMITHYQRLLNYITPDHVHVMMQGRIVKSGGPELAQRLEAEGYDWIKKELGIEDETVGQEA; encoded by the coding sequence ATGACTGCTTCGACATTAACAATTAAGGACTTGCACGTTGAGATTGAAGGGAAAGAAATCTTAAAGGGTGTAAACCTCGAGATAAAAGGTGGAGAATTCCACGCAGTAATGGGACCAAACGGTACAGGTAAATCAACTTTATCTGCTGCAATTATGGGACACCCTAAATATGAAGTAACAAAAGGCAGCATTTTGCTAGATGGCGAAGATGTACTTGAAATGGAAGTAGATGAGCGCGCTCAAGCAGGTCTTTTCCTTGCGATGCAATACCCATCTGAAATTAGTGGTGTCACAAATGCGGACTTCCTTCGTTCTGCTATTAACGCTCGCAGAGAAGAAGGCGATGAAATCTCTCTGATGAAATTCATCCGCAAAATGGACGAAAACATGGAGTTCCTTGAAATGGACCCAGACATGGCGCAGCGCTACCTAAACGAAGGTTTTTCAGGCGGGGAGAAAAAACGCAATGAAATTCTTCAATTAATGATGATTGAACCAAAAATTGCGATTCTTGACGAAATCGATTCTGGTCTTGATATCGATGCGTTGAAAGTGGTTTCTAAAGGAATTAACAGAATGCGTGGCGAAAGCTTCGGCTGCTTAATGATCACTCACTATCAGCGTCTACTGAACTACATCACACCAGATCACGTTCATGTCATGATGCAAGGACGTATCGTGAAATCTGGCGGACCAGAGCTCGCGCAGCGTTTAGAAGCAGAAGGCTATGACTGGATTAAAAAAGAGTTAGGGATTGAAGACGAAACTGTTGGTCAAGAAGCGTAA
- a CDS encoding carboxymuconolactone decarboxylase family protein: MNEQHMSGSMQQSLTDYKTAMGEFQKKMPVFGKKFNEFTEQCFQSDSLTQKEKQMIALGISIHAQDEYCMIYHTKGALDQGATEENLLEVVSVAAAFGGGAALSQGITVVQQCIDEFGGQTH; encoded by the coding sequence ATGAATGAACAGCATATGAGCGGATCTATGCAGCAATCACTGACGGATTATAAAACGGCAATGGGTGAATTTCAGAAGAAAATGCCGGTGTTTGGGAAGAAATTCAATGAATTTACGGAGCAATGCTTTCAGAGCGATTCATTAACGCAAAAGGAAAAGCAAATGATTGCCCTTGGCATCAGTATTCATGCACAGGATGAATACTGCATGATTTATCATACAAAGGGAGCGCTCGATCAAGGCGCGACAGAAGAGAATTTGCTGGAGGTTGTCAGCGTGGCGGCAGCATTTGGCGGCGGGGCAGCACTGAGTCAAGGGATTACTGTCGTTCAGCAATGTATAGATGAATTTGGAGGACAGACGCATTAA
- the metQ gene encoding methionine ABC transporter substrate-binding lipoprotein MetQ: MKKLILSALFLAFAGILAACGSSNNASDSKTITVAASKTPHAEILEEAKPLLKEKGYDLKVKVLSDYKMYNKALAEKEVDANFFQHIPYLNEENKSNKDYNLVSAGAVHLEPFGIYSKKYKSVKDIPNGGIIIMTNNVAEQGRMLALLQNAGVIKLDPKVDTINSTVKNIKENPKNLKFKKIAPELTAKAYENSEGDAVFINVNYAIQNKLNPKKDSIELEQTKNNPYANIVAVRKGEEKSEKIKTLMEVLHSDKIKEFIDKKYDGAVLPVSE; this comes from the coding sequence ATGAAGAAATTGATTTTAAGTGCACTATTTCTAGCATTTGCAGGCATTTTAGCTGCATGCGGTTCATCTAATAACGCAAGTGATAGCAAAACCATTACGGTTGCGGCTTCAAAAACACCACATGCCGAGATTCTTGAAGAAGCAAAACCACTTCTAAAAGAAAAAGGCTACGATCTCAAAGTGAAAGTACTTAGTGATTATAAAATGTACAACAAAGCGTTAGCTGAAAAAGAAGTGGATGCAAACTTTTTCCAACATATCCCTTACTTGAACGAAGAGAACAAATCAAACAAAGATTATAACCTAGTAAGTGCTGGTGCGGTTCACCTTGAGCCTTTCGGTATCTACTCTAAGAAATACAAATCAGTAAAAGATATTCCAAATGGCGGCATCATCATCATGACAAACAACGTAGCTGAGCAAGGACGTATGCTTGCTCTATTACAAAATGCCGGTGTCATTAAGCTTGATCCAAAGGTTGATACAATCAACTCAACGGTCAAGAACATCAAAGAAAACCCAAAGAACCTAAAGTTCAAAAAAATCGCTCCTGAACTAACAGCGAAAGCTTATGAAAACAGTGAAGGTGATGCTGTGTTTATCAACGTCAACTATGCGATTCAAAATAAATTGAATCCGAAAAAAGATTCAATTGAACTTGAGCAAACAAAGAACAACCCGTATGCAAACATCGTGGCTGTTCGCAAAGGTGAAGAAAAATCAGAGAAGATCAAGACATTAATGGAAGTTCTTCACTCTGATAAAATTAAAGAATTCATCGACAAAAAATACGACGGTGCAGTTCTACCGGTATCTGAATAA
- a CDS encoding methionine ABC transporter permease, whose protein sequence is MFEKWFPNVDLDVIWNATGETVYMTLISLAFAFIIGIILGLLLFLTSKGGLWENKPINTVIGAVVNIFRSIPFIILIILLLGFTKLIMGTILGPNAALPALVIGSAPFYARLVEIALREVDKGVIEAARSMGAKTSTIIFKVLLPESLPALISGITVTAIALIGSTAIAGAIGAGGLGDLAYVEGYQSGNTDVTLVATVFILIIVFIIQIIGDLITNKIDKR, encoded by the coding sequence ATGTTTGAGAAATGGTTTCCGAACGTTGATTTAGATGTCATTTGGAATGCAACGGGTGAAACGGTGTACATGACACTCATTTCACTAGCATTTGCTTTTATTATTGGTATCATCCTTGGGCTATTGCTCTTTCTGACTAGTAAAGGCGGTCTTTGGGAAAATAAACCGATTAACACCGTTATCGGGGCAGTCGTCAACATTTTTAGATCGATTCCTTTTATCATTTTAATCATTCTATTATTAGGGTTTACAAAACTTATTATGGGCACAATTCTAGGTCCCAATGCAGCCCTCCCTGCCCTTGTCATAGGGTCAGCTCCATTCTATGCACGCCTTGTCGAAATTGCACTGCGTGAAGTAGACAAAGGAGTCATTGAAGCAGCACGATCAATGGGAGCGAAAACGTCGACCATCATTTTCAAAGTATTGCTGCCAGAATCATTGCCAGCCCTCATTTCAGGTATTACCGTAACAGCGATTGCTCTAATTGGCTCAACTGCGATTGCAGGTGCAATTGGAGCAGGCGGACTTGGTGACCTTGCTTATGTAGAGGGATACCAATCTGGTAATACAGATGTCACACTTGTTGCCACTGTGTTTATTCTCATCATCGTCTTTATTATTCAAATAATCGGTGATTTGATTACAAATAAAATTGATAAACGTTAA
- a CDS encoding methionine ABC transporter ATP-binding protein yields the protein MIHLQNVSKTYHSKSGNVDAVKEVNLDIDKGEIFGIIGYSGAGKSSLIRLLNGLELPTAGIVEVAGNRINEVSNAKLRKARQEISMIFQHFNLLWSRTVRQNIMFPLEIAGVKASKRRERANELIKLVGLEGKENAYPSQLSGGQKQRVGIARALANDPKVLLCDEATSALDPQTTDSILELLADINKRLGLTIVLITHEMHVIRKICHRVAVMENGRIVEEGEVLRVFRQPKEEMTKRFVKQLAEPEEAKETIEHVLERVKEGQVVRLSFIGDSAEQPLITEIIRSFKVDVNILQGKISQTQEGAFGTLFIHINGEETEVEKAIAYIQSKQVEIEVMTHV from the coding sequence GTGATCCATTTACAGAATGTATCAAAAACGTACCACTCTAAAAGCGGAAATGTTGATGCCGTGAAAGAAGTTAACTTGGATATCGATAAAGGTGAAATATTCGGAATTATCGGGTATAGCGGTGCCGGAAAAAGCTCGCTTATTCGCCTATTAAACGGTCTGGAGCTGCCAACAGCAGGAATTGTTGAAGTGGCAGGCAACCGGATCAATGAAGTATCGAATGCGAAACTTCGGAAAGCAAGACAAGAAATCAGTATGATCTTCCAGCACTTCAACCTACTTTGGTCAAGAACGGTGAGACAAAATATTATGTTCCCGCTTGAGATCGCAGGTGTAAAGGCATCAAAACGGAGAGAACGTGCGAATGAACTGATTAAATTAGTCGGTTTAGAAGGAAAAGAAAATGCGTATCCGTCTCAGCTAAGCGGCGGACAAAAGCAGCGTGTGGGGATTGCGAGAGCATTAGCAAATGATCCAAAGGTTCTTCTTTGTGACGAAGCGACGTCTGCGCTTGATCCGCAAACAACCGATTCCATCCTTGAGCTTTTGGCGGATATCAATAAACGACTAGGGCTCACGATTGTGCTGATTACACACGAAATGCACGTCATTCGCAAAATTTGTCATCGCGTGGCGGTCATGGAGAATGGACGTATTGTCGAAGAAGGCGAAGTATTACGCGTGTTCAGACAGCCAAAGGAAGAAATGACGAAGCGATTTGTGAAACAGCTTGCTGAACCAGAGGAAGCGAAAGAAACAATCGAGCACGTCTTAGAGCGAGTAAAAGAAGGTCAGGTCGTACGGTTGTCCTTTATTGGCGATTCTGCCGAGCAGCCGCTGATCACTGAAATCATTCGATCCTTCAAGGTCGATGTGAACATCCTTCAAGGGAAGATTTCTCAAACGCAGGAAGGCGCGTTTGGAACACTCTTTATCCATATTAATGGAGAAGAGACCGAGGTAGAAAAAGCCATCGCCTATATCCAAAGCAAACAGGTTGAAATCGAGGTGATGACACATGTTTGA
- a CDS encoding SCP2 sterol-binding domain-containing protein: MENVKTHGNTGQRLLLKPLLSSSSLKITFEAETDSCTLIVDERGEVKKLPAIELSDLIFYGERKEILQLLDGDMSLQQLISRGQVKVKGSFRALLRLEAVLWLTNGFFRKMIT; the protein is encoded by the coding sequence GTGGAAAATGTGAAAACCCATGGGAACACAGGGCAGCGTTTATTATTAAAACCGCTGCTCTCATCATCATCCTTGAAGATTACATTTGAGGCGGAAACTGACTCTTGTACATTGATTGTGGATGAGCGTGGTGAAGTGAAGAAACTACCTGCAATTGAGTTATCGGATCTCATCTTTTATGGTGAGAGAAAAGAAATACTTCAATTATTAGATGGAGATATGTCCTTACAGCAGTTAATTAGCAGAGGACAAGTAAAAGTAAAAGGGTCATTCCGTGCGCTCTTAAGACTAGAGGCTGTGCTTTGGCTGACGAACGGTTTTTTTCGAAAAATGATAACGTAG
- a CDS encoding thioredoxin family protein yields MKEIEEHEFKEIKDDLFLLYLYTPFCGTCQLAKKMLTVVDTMQPDVPFYENNLNYSPGFAKAFEIESVPCFILFKKGELVQKGYAFHSVPYLHEMIETAK; encoded by the coding sequence ATGAAAGAGATTGAAGAACACGAATTCAAGGAAATAAAGGACGATTTATTTCTTTTATATTTATATACACCGTTTTGCGGGACATGTCAGCTGGCAAAGAAAATGCTGACAGTCGTAGACACCATGCAGCCGGATGTACCATTTTATGAAAACAATTTAAACTACTCACCAGGCTTTGCAAAAGCTTTTGAGATCGAAAGCGTTCCTTGCTTTATACTGTTTAAAAAAGGTGAGCTGGTGCAAAAAGGCTATGCCTTTCACTCCGTTCCATATCTTCATGAAATGATTGAAACCGCTAAATAA
- a CDS encoding toprim domain-containing protein, producing the protein MNVEVEKVIIVEGKTDKQKLKEVISEPVTIICTNGTISTSKLDQLVDELLGKDVYILADSDDAGDKLRKQFRKEFPEALHLFVDRTYREVAASPSAHIASILLAANIDVHSKYL; encoded by the coding sequence TTGAATGTAGAGGTAGAAAAGGTCATCATTGTAGAAGGTAAAACAGACAAACAAAAGCTAAAAGAAGTCATAAGTGAACCTGTTACCATCATTTGCACCAATGGCACGATCAGTACATCGAAGCTGGATCAGCTCGTAGACGAATTATTGGGGAAAGACGTTTACATATTAGCAGACAGTGACGATGCAGGCGACAAACTGCGGAAGCAATTTCGAAAAGAATTCCCTGAAGCACTTCATCTTTTTGTCGACAGAACATACCGCGAAGTGGCCGCTTCACCGTCAGCCCACATTGCATCTATCCTATTAGCTGCAAACATTGATGTTCATTCGAAATATTTATGA
- a CDS encoding YusG family protein, giving the protein MSFQKEQVDITDHVTGRFKESGMVLYHQNEEIGTMISENQYELKSGYSYDQNRFYRLTDTLTHGTEKYVDCDDENGWC; this is encoded by the coding sequence TTGTCTTTTCAAAAAGAACAGGTGGATATAACAGATCATGTCACTGGACGATTCAAAGAAAGCGGCATGGTGCTGTATCATCAAAATGAAGAGATTGGCACGATGATTAGTGAAAACCAATATGAGTTAAAATCAGGTTATTCCTATGATCAAAATCGTTTTTATCGTCTGACGGATACATTGACCCACGGGACAGAAAAATATGTAGACTGTGATGATGAAAATGGCTGGTGCTAA
- the gcvH gene encoding glycine cleavage system protein GcvH translates to MSTPKDLRYSEEHEWVKVEGDKVRIGITHFAQSELGDIVFVELPEVGDKITADEPFGSVESVKTVSELYAPINGTIVEVNDELDDSPEFVNDSPYEKAWMIVVEPADASEIENLMTAEQYEEMTKED, encoded by the coding sequence ATGAGCACACCAAAAGATTTACGTTATTCAGAAGAACATGAATGGGTCAAAGTAGAAGGGGATAAGGTGCGTATCGGTATTACGCATTTTGCTCAATCTGAGCTAGGCGATATCGTGTTCGTTGAGCTTCCTGAAGTAGGAGACAAAATCACAGCGGACGAGCCTTTCGGAAGTGTAGAATCAGTGAAAACAGTTTCTGAGCTTTACGCACCGATCAACGGCACAATCGTCGAAGTGAACGATGAGCTGGATGACAGCCCTGAATTCGTCAACGACTCTCCATACGAAAAAGCATGGATGATCGTGGTAGAGCCAGCTGATGCATCTGAAATCGAGAACTTGATGACTGCTGAGCAATATGAAGAAATGACAAAAGAAGACTAA
- a CDS encoding arsenate reductase family protein, giving the protein MALDFYEYPSCGTCRKAKKWLEEHNKDINSIHIVEETPDKETLKALYEKSGLELKKFFNTSGQKYRELQLKDQLPAMSEDEQLELLASNGMLIKRPITTDGKRVTVGFNEDTFKSVWK; this is encoded by the coding sequence GTGGCTTTAGATTTTTATGAATACCCATCTTGCGGTACATGCCGAAAAGCAAAAAAATGGCTGGAAGAACACAATAAAGACATCAACAGCATACATATCGTCGAAGAGACGCCTGATAAAGAAACATTAAAAGCCCTTTACGAAAAAAGCGGCTTAGAGCTGAAGAAGTTCTTTAATACAAGCGGACAGAAATACCGGGAGCTACAGCTGAAAGATCAACTTCCTGCAATGTCAGAGGACGAGCAGCTAGAATTACTCGCGTCTAACGGAATGCTGATCAAGCGTCCGATTACAACAGACGGTAAACGAGTCACAGTTGGATTTAATGAAGATACATTTAAAAGCGTCTGGAAATGA
- a CDS encoding acyl-CoA dehydrogenase family protein — protein sequence MKAMEDVKKGGSFLIDETNYEHIFTPEDFSDEHQMIGKTTEDYILQDVVPYIDQIENHEFEHSVRLLKKAGELGLLGADVPEEFGGLGLDKISSAIITEKFSRAGSFSLSYGAHVGIGSLPIVLFGNQAQKEAYLPGLASGETIAAYALTEPGSGSDALGAKTTAVLNEAGTHYVLNGEKQWITNSAFADVFVVYAKIDGEHFSAFIVEKDFPGVKTGPEEKKMGIKGSSTRTLILEDAQVPKENLLGEAGRGHVIAFNILNIGRYKLAVGTIGASKRVIQLSAEYANQRKQFQTPISRFSLIGEKAANMSAKLYAMESAVYRTVGLFEQRMGLLSEEEQKDGKQIAQSIAEYAIECSLCKVLGSETLDYIADEGVQIHGGYGFMQEYEVERAYRDSRINRIFEGTNEINRLLVPGTFLKKAMKGELPLLQKAQTLQEELMMMMPEEPGDQPLDQEKYLLAHAKKTALMVSGMAAMKYGKALDKEQEILVNIADIVNEIFAAESAILRTEKAIASSGLEKNAQKLAYTQIFTQEAFLKIEAHAKESLIAMEEGDSLRMSLSALRKLTRFTPINVIAKKREVAKRIFEAEKYIV from the coding sequence ATGAAAGCAATGGAAGATGTAAAAAAGGGTGGAAGCTTCTTAATTGATGAGACGAATTATGAGCATATCTTTACACCAGAGGATTTCTCTGATGAGCATCAAATGATTGGAAAGACAACAGAGGATTATATTTTACAAGACGTTGTTCCATATATAGATCAAATTGAAAATCATGAATTCGAGCATTCCGTCAGGCTTCTCAAAAAGGCTGGAGAGCTTGGACTTCTAGGAGCTGATGTGCCTGAAGAATTCGGCGGACTCGGATTAGATAAAATCAGTTCAGCCATCATTACCGAGAAATTCTCCAGAGCAGGGAGTTTCTCACTTTCCTATGGCGCCCATGTCGGCATTGGATCTCTGCCAATCGTGCTGTTTGGAAATCAAGCGCAAAAGGAAGCATACCTGCCTGGACTCGCTTCTGGAGAAACGATTGCGGCGTACGCCCTAACTGAGCCAGGATCAGGCTCTGACGCTCTTGGAGCAAAAACGACGGCAGTCCTGAATGAAGCTGGAACCCATTATGTGCTTAATGGGGAAAAACAATGGATTACAAACTCCGCATTTGCCGACGTCTTTGTCGTATATGCGAAGATTGATGGTGAACACTTCTCTGCTTTTATCGTAGAAAAGGATTTTCCAGGTGTCAAAACTGGACCTGAAGAGAAAAAGATGGGCATTAAAGGGTCCTCGACGAGAACGTTAATTCTTGAAGATGCTCAAGTGCCAAAGGAGAATTTACTAGGTGAAGCTGGCAGAGGTCATGTCATTGCCTTTAACATTTTGAATATCGGACGCTACAAGCTGGCAGTCGGGACAATTGGTGCGTCAAAACGTGTCATTCAATTATCGGCAGAATATGCAAACCAGCGTAAGCAGTTCCAAACACCAATTTCTCGATTCAGCTTAATTGGTGAAAAAGCAGCCAACATGTCGGCAAAGCTCTATGCGATGGAAAGTGCTGTTTACCGCACAGTCGGATTATTTGAACAGCGCATGGGTCTATTAAGTGAAGAAGAGCAAAAGGACGGCAAACAAATTGCCCAGTCCATTGCAGAATATGCGATTGAATGCTCTCTTTGTAAAGTGCTTGGCTCTGAAACTTTAGATTATATTGCAGATGAAGGCGTGCAGATTCACGGCGGATATGGATTCATGCAAGAATACGAGGTCGAAAGAGCCTATCGTGACTCGCGGATTAACCGTATTTTTGAAGGGACAAACGAAATCAACCGTCTGCTTGTACCAGGCACATTCCTGAAGAAAGCGATGAAAGGGGAGCTTCCGCTGCTTCAAAAAGCGCAAACCTTACAGGAAGAGCTCATGATGATGATGCCGGAAGAGCCGGGTGATCAGCCGCTCGATCAAGAAAAATATTTACTCGCCCATGCGAAAAAGACCGCCCTTATGGTATCTGGTATGGCAGCGATGAAGTATGGAAAAGCTTTAGACAAAGAGCAAGAAATCCTTGTGAACATAGCGGATATCGTCAATGAAATTTTTGCTGCTGAATCGGCGATTCTGCGTACCGAAAAGGCAATCGCTTCATCAGGGCTAGAAAAGAACGCTCAAAAGCTTGCCTACACACAAATTTTCACGCAGGAAGCCTTCTTAAAAATTGAAGCCCATGCAAAAGAATCCTTGATCGCGATGGAAGAAGGAGATTCACTCCGCATGAGTCTGTCAGCTCTTCGCAAACTGACAAGATTCACCCCGATCAATGTCATCGCCAAAAAGCGCGAAGTGGCGAAACGAATCTTTGAAGCAGAGAAATATATCGTATAA
- a CDS encoding acetyl-CoA C-acetyltransferase, whose amino-acid sequence MREAVIVAGARTPVGKAKKGSLKHVRPDDMGALCVKETLKRAGNYDGQIDDLIIGCATPEAEQGLNVARNIGALAGLPYTVPAITINRYCSSGLQSIAYAGERIMLGQAETILAGGVESMSQVPMMGHSIRPNAQLAEQAPEYYMSMGHTAEQVAQKYQVTRQDQDAFAVRSHQKAAKALQEGKFSDEIVSVDVTERRVGEQYQLEEHSFTFSQDEGVRAGTTEEILSTLRPAFSTKGTVTAGNSSQTSDGAACVMMMDREKASSLSLQPLAKFRAFAVGGVPPEVMGIGPIEAIPRALKIAGLELKDIGLFELNEAFASQAIQVIRHLGIDEEKVNVNGGAIALGHPLGCTGTKLTLSLIHEMKRRNEQFGIVTMCIGGGMGAAGIFELI is encoded by the coding sequence ATGAGAGAAGCAGTCATTGTCGCTGGCGCGAGAACACCAGTAGGGAAGGCGAAAAAAGGATCGTTAAAACATGTTCGGCCTGATGATATGGGCGCATTGTGTGTAAAAGAAACATTAAAGCGTGCCGGTAATTACGACGGACAGATAGATGATTTGATCATCGGGTGTGCAACACCAGAAGCAGAGCAGGGGTTAAATGTGGCTCGGAATATTGGGGCGTTAGCAGGGCTTCCGTATACAGTACCTGCCATCACCATCAACCGCTACTGCTCATCTGGTCTTCAGTCAATCGCTTATGCGGGTGAACGGATTATGCTCGGCCAGGCAGAAACGATCTTAGCCGGAGGAGTCGAATCGATGTCACAGGTGCCGATGATGGGTCATTCCATTCGTCCGAATGCTCAATTGGCAGAGCAAGCGCCTGAATATTATATGAGCATGGGCCACACGGCAGAGCAAGTGGCGCAAAAGTATCAGGTCACACGTCAAGATCAGGACGCCTTTGCGGTAAGAAGTCATCAAAAGGCAGCCAAAGCATTGCAGGAAGGGAAATTTTCAGATGAAATCGTATCCGTTGATGTAACAGAGCGGCGGGTAGGGGAGCAATATCAATTAGAAGAGCATTCATTCACCTTCTCACAGGATGAAGGCGTGAGAGCGGGCACAACGGAGGAGATTCTTTCCACTTTGCGTCCGGCTTTCTCAACAAAAGGCACGGTGACTGCAGGGAACTCTTCTCAAACAAGTGACGGCGCTGCGTGTGTGATGATGATGGACCGTGAGAAAGCATCCTCACTCTCCCTTCAGCCGCTCGCCAAGTTCCGGGCGTTTGCTGTTGGCGGTGTACCGCCTGAGGTGATGGGAATCGGTCCGATTGAAGCCATTCCGCGTGCGCTGAAAATCGCTGGACTTGAGCTGAAGGATATCGGGCTGTTTGAATTAAACGAAGCGTTTGCCTCTCAGGCAATTCAAGTCATTCGTCATTTAGGGATCGATGAAGAGAAAGTGAATGTCAATGGCGGGGCAATCGCGCTAGGGCATCCGCTCGGCTGTACAGGAACGAAACTTACACTGTCACTCATTCATGAAATGAAACGGCGAAACGAGCAATTTGGCATCGTCACAATGTGTATCGGCGGGGGCATGGGAGCAGCAGGAATTTTTGAATTGATCTAA